DNA sequence from the Stigmatella aurantiaca genome:
GGACACTCCATGAAGAAGGACAGGCCTGTGGACGGGTGGGAGCAACAATGGCGATCGATCGCGAAAAGCTGGAGCGGGAGATTCGAGTGCTGTGCGAGCGCAAGGACACGGGCAGGGCCGTGGAGCGGGCGCTGCAGGGCTATGGAATGGAGATCATGCGGTTGATGGCCTCCTTGCTGCGCAATCCGGAGCAGGCCAAGGATGCGTTCAGCCTCTTCTGCGAGATGCTCCTCAAGGGCCTGCCGGGATTCCGGTGGGAGAGTTCCTTCCGGACGTGGGCCTACCGCCTGGCACGCAATTCCTGCTACCAGCTCACCCACACCTCCGCCGAGCGCGAGACGCCTGTCACGTCCTCCGCGTTCCCGGATCAGGCGCAGGGGCACCGCTCCGACACGCTCCCCTGGCAGAGGACCTCGGTGAAGGAGCGCTTCCGGGCCCTGCGCGACAGCCTGGAGCCCGAGGAGCGGATGCTGCTGATGCTCCGGGTCGACCAGCGGCTGCCGTGGACCGAGGTGGCTCACGTCATGTGGGATCTGGATGCGCCTCCCACGGATGCGGACCTGGCGCGCAAGGCCACGGCCTTGCGGCAGCACTTCCAGCGCGTCAAGACCCACTTGCGCACCCTGGCCATCGAGCAGGGCCTCATCGAGCAGGACGAGGCCCCCCACGCGAAGACGCCCTCGCAGGAGCCGGGGGCGGAGCGCGAGCCCTAGGCCTACCCGGCCAGCAGTGCCAGGGGAAGCACCGTGATCCGCGAGGCCTCCACCCACGGGGCCCATCGGCGGCCCTCCAGCACACCCCCGAGGCCTCCCAGCGAGGCAAGAAACCAGGCCGCGAACGCGAGCTTGACCGGCCAGGCCAGTGAGGCCCCTCGGAAGAGGAAGAGGACGGTCACCAGCAGCGTCAACACGCCCACCCCCGACAGGTAGAGCACCCTCCGGTGCGAGGGCCGCACCTCGAAGCGGGGACGGCTGGACACCTCGTCCATGGGCGGGGCTTCCACGCCGGGCGGATGCCACCCCGGGGGCATGAACCAGAAGCGCAGCTTGTCCCGGAGCCGTGGCGTCTGGCGCACGAGGCTCAAGGCGGTCTGGAAGGGCATCCAGGCGGCCCGCAGTGGGTTGAAGGTGTTCGCCGGTTTGACGGTGCCGTAGACGACGGGCTCGCGCTCGGACTCGAAGGTGCCGAACAGCCGGTCCCAGACAATCAGCATGGCGCCGTGGTTCTTGTCCAGGTAACGGCCGTTGCAGGCATGGTGCACGCGGTGGTGGGAGGGCGTGACGAACACCCACTCGAGCGGCCCGAGCCGGTCAATCAGCTCGGTATGCACCCAGAACTGATAGAGCGTGTTGAGTGCCACGGCCGTGGCGAACATGGCGGGGGGAAAGCCCAGCAACGCCAAGGGCAGGTAGAAGGCCCGCGAGAAGAAGGGCTGGACGGGGCCCTGCCGCAGGGCCACGGACAGGTTGAAGTCCTCGCTCTGGTGGTGGGGGGCATGCGCGGCCCAGCCCAGGTGCGTGCGGTGCGAGACGCGGTGGAACCAGTAGTAACAGAAGTCCGTACCGAGCAGCAGCAGGGCCCACGCCCAGGCCGAGGAAGTGGGGATGTCGAAGAGGCGGACCGAGTAGAGCAGCACATAGGCCCCCGCCAGCAGCCCCCCGGCCACGGTGGTGAAGACCGTCTGGGCCGCGCCCAGGGAGAGGTTCGCGAAGACGTCCGGCCCCCGAAAGACACGGCGGCCCCTCAGACGCCCCGCCAACCATTCGAGGCCCATCAGGACGAAGAACAGGGGAATGGAGAGGACGATAAGGCTCATGGGTGAACTTTCGTTTCTGGAAGCCTCCCGCACTCTAATCTTCCCCAGGTTCTCGAAGGAGTCATGGCATGAGCGGGAAGCGGGAAGGGGCGGCGCCCCACATGAGCGCGGAGGAGTTCCGGCGGCTGGGGCACCGGGTGGTGGACTGGGTGGCGGATTACTGGGCCCGCCTGGAGTCCTTCCCGGTGCGCGCGGCGGTGGCCCCAGGGGAGGTGCTGTCGAAGTTGCCTGCTCACCCTCCTGAGGAGGGGCTGGATGGGGAAGCGGGCTGGGAGGCCGTCTTCCGCGACCTGGAAGACGTGGTGCTGCCGGGCATCACCCACTGGCAGTCGCCTTCCTTCTTCGCCTACTTCCCCTCCAATGCCACCGGCCCCTCGGTGCTCGGCGAGCTGCTGTCGGCGGGCCTGGGCGTCCAGGGCATGCTCTGGTCCACGAGCCCCGCCGCCACCGAGATGGAATCGCGCGTGCTCGACTGGCTGGCCGAGCTGATGGGGTTGCCGGCCTCCTTCCGGATGGCGTCGGACACGGGCGGTGGCGTCATCCAGGGCACCGCCAGCGAGGCCGCGCTGGTGGCCATGGTGGCCGCGCGCAACCGGGTCCGGCGGACGCTCGGCCGGGAGGCGGAGTGGGTGGCCTATACCTCCACCCAGACGCACTCCTCGGTGCTCAAGGCGGCCCTCATCTGTGGTGTGGCGAGGGAGGTGGCCGACAGCGTGCACCTGCGGCAGATCGACACCGACGCGGGCTACGCGCTGCGTCCGGACGCGCTGGAGCGCGCCGTGCGCGAGGATCTGGCCGCGGGCCGCCAGCCCTTCTTCGTGTGCGCCTCGCTGGGCACCACCTCCTCGGGGGCCATGGATCCGGTGCCCGCGGTGGTGGAGGCGCTCGGCCGCACGGGCTTCACCGCCGCCGGCGGGTGGGTTCATGTGGACGCGGCCTGGGCGGGCTCCGCGCTCGTGTGTCCCGAGTTCCGCGCCCTGGGCGCGGGGCTGGAGGGGGTGGACTCCTTCGCCTTCAACCCACACAAGTGGCTGCTCACCCACTTCGACTGCAACGCCTTCTACACGCGCGACCGCCGGGCGCTGCTCGATGCGCTGAGCGTGATGCCCGAGTACCTGCGCAACGCCGCGAGCGCGAGCGGCCAGGTGGTGGACTACCGCGACTGGCAGGTGCCGCTGGGCCGCCGCTTCCGGGCGCTGAAGCTGTGGCTGGTGCTGCGCCACTACGGCGCCCAGGGCCTGCGCGCCTACCTGCGCGAGCACGTGCGGCAGGCGGAGCTGTTCGCAGGCTGGGTGGAGGCCGACGCGCGCTTCGAGCTGGCCGTGCCGCGCTCGCTGGCGCTGGTGTGCTTCCGGCTCAAGCCCCTGCCCGGCGAGGCACCCGAGGCCACGGATGCGCGCAACCGCGGCTTGCTGGACCGGCTCAACGCGAGCGGGAAGGCCTTCCTCACCCACACGGTGCTGCCCGGGGTGGACGGCGCGCCCGCACGTTTCGTGCTGCGGTTGGCCATCGGTTCCGTCCGCACCGAGGAGCGGCACGTGCGCGCCGTCTGGGAGCAGCTGGGTGCCCTCGCCTGAAGGTCAGGCCGGCTCGAACCGGCTGATCTCCAGGCCACTGCCCACCGGGAGCAGGACGCTGGTCATTCCGGGCTTCGCACGCACGGCCCGGCCATAGCGCTTCACCCCTTCTCCGCCGGGGTAGATCATGTTGTCGGCGACGATGATCGCGCCCGGATTGAGCTTGGGATAGAAAGCGTCCAGGCACGGCTCGTAGAGGTCTTTCCAGAGATCGACGAGGACGAAGTCGAGCCCGGACGGCAGGGCTGCGATCAGCTGAAGCGCATCGCCCACCTGGAAGTCGATGCTGCCGGCCAGCCCCGCCTTCGCCGCCATGTCGCGCGCGTAGGCCGCTTTGTAATCCTGCAGCTCCAGGGTGGTCACCCGGCCACCGGTCGCCTGTGCGGCTTCCGCCAGCCAGATCCCGGAGTAGCCGTAGGAAGTGCCAATCTCCAGGATGTTGGGCGCTTTCAAGCTGCGCACGAGGATGTTGAGCAGCTTGCCTGTGTCCGGTCCCACGGAGAGCAGAACCTGATCACGCCAATTCTCGTGGCCTCCTGTGGGCGGTGCTTCCCGCAAGCGCCGGTCCTCTTCGCGCATGCGCTCGTGATAGGCGTCGAGCACCGCCATGACCTTCTCATCCATGGGTGGATCCTGGGTTGGAGGGGGAAACATCGCTGTCATTCTCGCCACGGTGCCAGTAGGCCGCTGCCTTGGACGGCTCCGCGCCAGCAGGTTGCGATGGAGGATAGATGCATCGGCGTCAAGGCAACCTCGGGAGGGCGGTGGGGTGGGAGGAGGGCGTGAGTCCAGCGCCTAGGACGGCCGCCTGCTGCCTCAGCGCTTCAGCTTGTAGCGCAGCCAGAGCAGGTCGCCCTTGCGCTTCTCGAAGGAGACCAGCTTCAGGTGGCGAGCGGGCCCTTTTCCCTCTTTCGCGTCGAAGAGCGACGGGGTGCCGATGGCACCGTCCGCAATGGGGGCCACCAGCACGCTCAACTCGTCAATGAGGTCCGCCGCCAGGAAGGAGCCGTTGATCTTTCCTCCGCCCTCCAGGAGCAGCTTCCGGATGCCGAACTCCTTCCTGAGCTTCTCGAGCACCCTCTTCAGGTTCAATTCCGTCTTGCCGCCAAACACGTAGGAGACGCCCTTGGATTGAAGGAAGGCCAGGTAGTCGTCCGGGACTTGCTCGGTGAGGACCGTAATCACGTGCTCCTCATCGATGGCGCCCGACTTCCAGGTGAGCTTGCCGGAGGGGTCCAGGGCGATGGCGTAGGACTCCGCATCGCGCCTGGCGATGAAGTCCGTCCTCGGAATCGGGTGCGGCACCTGGCGTGAGGGAACCCGTGCCTTCCCGGCGTAGGGTTCCATCGAGATCCGGCCGATCATCCACGCATCGGCGTTGAAGGTCTGGGCCGTCCGCTCGTACTCGCCCAGAACGCTGGGTGGGAGCTTCCAGCCCGTGGTGACGATTCTCCCATCGAGGGAGGGGACCATGTGGCACACCACGTACGGCCGCTTCGCTCCATTCATCTGCCAGCTCCTCATGCGTGTGGATTGACCGGGATTATCCGGGAACGCTGCGGTTCATGCATCCGTCTGCGAGAAGCATGCGAGAGTGCTTCCCATGGATCCTATCAAGCCCAATATCAGCCGGATCTACGACTATGTCCTCGGCGGCCAGCACAACCTGGAGGTCGACCGGAGCGCTGCCCAGCACATCCTGAAGGTGTTCCCCGCCTACCCGCTATGGGCGCGCCTGAACCGGGAGTTTCTTCAAGTCATGGCCAGGCAGTGGGCCGCGGAAGGGCAGACCCATGTCCTCGATCTCGGCTCGGGGATGCCGACCCAGGGCCACTTCCATTCGGTCATGCCCAACGCGCGGATCCTCTACAGCGACAATGATCCGGTCACGGTCGAGTATGCCCGGACCCTCATCGGGGACAATCCGGCCGTCGCCTATCTTGAGGCGGATGTGCGCCAGCCCGAAGCGCTCCTGCGCGCCGCCGAGCAGCATTTCCACGGAGCGCGCAAAGTGGCCATTGGCTTCATCGGAGTGGCCTATTTCGTCGATGACGCGAGCCTGGCGCGCGTGATGAGGACCCTCCATGACTGGGCCGCGCCCGGCAGCGTCATGGCGCTCTCTCAGACCGTCAGCGGTGAGATGACGGAGACGGGCCGCCAGCAAATGGAGTCCTTCAAGCGCGGGGGCGTCGAGCTCCTGCCGCGCAGCGAGGCCGCGCTCCGCCGCCTCGTCGAGCCTTGGGAGATCCGCGAGTTCGCCCCACTGGAGCGCTGGCCCGGTATCGAGACCCGGGTCCAGGCGTCCGACCGCGGGGATGCCAAGGCGGGGATGCTCGGAGTCCGCCTCGTGCGTCCGGGCTGACGCGGGTCAAGGCCGTGAGGGCCAGGGTTCCTCCGCCATCTTCGGGCGCCGCTCCGGGGTGGGGGCGCATCCGCCCAGCCACTCCCAGGCCGCTCCCTTCCAGAGCTGCTCGCGCCAGTTCAGGCGTGCCGCGGCTTCACGCGCCTTGGCTTCGTGAGCGAGCAGCGCCCAGCCCACCCGGGACTGCTTGCTGTCCCCGCTCTTGAACTTCAGCAGCCGACGCTGGCCGCGGGCCTCCTCGAGGTCCGCGGCCCAGAGGGCCTGATGCCGGGCTCCTTCTCCCTGGCAGTCCACCTGATGCCGGTCACACCAGGCGAAGACCTCTCTCGCCCGGACCAGCTTGGTGCCCTTGGACAGCTCCGTGACCGCGGCCACGAGGAGGTCGGCGGTGATGACACGCATGGGAAGACCACCGGATGAAGTGATGGTGGTCAACCTAATGCGTGTCACCAGGCGAAGGGTCATGAGCCCTTCATGGCTCTGTCATGGTTTCGTCATGGCCGCCGGCTTAGGCCTTCTCCGCGTACTCCTGGCAGCAGCAGAACTCGGTCGTGGTGGTCGTGCTCGACTTGCTGCCGCAGATCACCTTCTCCAGGAGCTCCTGGAAGCCGTTCAGCGCGTCCTTGGAGGTGAACGCCTTGCCGCCGGTCTCGGACGCGGCGCGCGCGAACTCATTCTCCAGCGCCTTTCGCTGCTTCTCCTTCGCGCCGCTCGTGCCGAGGTACGTGTGGATCCGGACATCGCTCTTCTTGGCGGCGTCGATGGCGCGGTTGGCGGCGTCGATATCCTCTTGATTCACGTCGCTGCCGCCGCCCTCGAACGCCTCGTCGCCGAGGAAGAAGACCGCGCGCTTGGCGGAGGGCCGCCAGTCATAGTGCGCGATGACGTCCTCGATGGCGCGCGCCCCGTCCTCCTGCGCGCCGCCGCCCGCCACCGTGCCCTTCTTGCGCCCCCGGAGCGCGGACTCGTCCGCCTTGGCGGTACCGGTCAGGTAGTTCTTGACCGTGGTGTCGAAGCGCGTGTTCTTGAACGTTCCTTCGATGCCCAGGTACGTGACGCGCAGGTCCGAGGGGCACTTGGTCTTGGCCGTCTCGATGGCCGCGCCGACCGCCTTGTTCAGCGCGTCGGCCTCGTCCTTCATCGAGACGCTGGAGTCGATGACCACGACGAGATCGACCGCGGGCGTGGAGGTGCTCTCTTCGGTGACCGTGGTCCCCGTGGCCAGCTTGGGGAAGTCCAGCGTCTTGCCGAGATAGCTCTGCGGGCCTTCGCCGCCGATTCCGGTGAGCTGCGCCGGCAGGGTGGTGTCCGCGGTCAGGCTGCAGACGCCCTTCGCCGGGGTGCCGGTCACGAACGTGAAGCGCGGATCGTCACCGTCCTGCTTGAAGTAGAACGTCTGGACGTTGGCCTGGTTGAGCGTGCCGACGGTCTTGTCGTGGTAGTAGAACGCGGTCAGCTTGGGCTCCCCGCCACCGGCCGGGGTCTCATAGGTAAAGCAGCCCTTGCCCGCGATCGAGCCGTCCGGGTTCTTCACGGCGAAGGTGTAGCTGGTGGTGCTCCCAGACTGCTTGCCAGGTTTGTCCTTGATGACAATGGTGGGCTTGGCTGGCGTCGCGGGCTTGGAAGGCTGATCGGCCTTGGACGGCGTGGAAGGCTGATCGGACTTGCGAAGGAAGGCGGTGGCGACGTACAGCCCCGAGTTGTCGATGCGCGGCGCCCGGTTGTTGCCCACGGGGAAGATGTCGTAACGCAAGTGCAGCGTCTTGCAGCCAGCCGCATCGAGCCGCACCAGGCCCATCACCGTATCGATCGAGTTGGCCATGCCGCCGGGAGCCGGCTTCGAGGTGCCTTGCAGCACGCCGTTCGTGAGGCTCAACTGCGCGCTCGGCTGATTCCCCCCGGAGGTGGGAGGTGCCGCGCCGCCGTTGAGCAGCTTCCAGCCCGCGGGACTGGCGGCGCTGCCGTCGGCGAGCGTGCCGGTCATGGTGACCGTCGTCCTGGCGTAGGTCAGGCCGGCGTAGATATCGCTCAAGCCGATGAGCGTATGGGCTCCCGCGACGCCGTCCTTGCCCCCGGCCTTCGAGCCCTTGTACCGGGAGAAGTCGAGCTCGACCGTGAAGTTGTTCTGGGCGCTGGTGAACTGCCTGTTGGCCTGCATGCGGATCGCGTTGACGCTGGTGGACGTCAAGCCCGCCTGCTCATTCTTGCCGAACGAGCTGGCGCCGGTGCCATCATTGATCGAGCCGTGCGGGGCCACGCCCCCGTTGTTCCAGTCAAAGGTGCCGAAGCCAGAGCTGACGCCGAACCGGATGCCGATCTCCCCGCCCAACCCGTCGGGGATATAGCGCCACTGGTTCCAGTCGCCGGAGCCATTCCACTTGTACCCAGAGGGGTCCCAGAACACGAGGTCGAGCGTTTCGGTGGAGGGAGGCGGGAGATGGGGCGTTTGTGAAACATTGGGCTGTAACATGAGTCAGGGGTCCTTTCACGAAAGTACGGTGCACAGCGGAGAGGGAAAGCTTCAGGTCCAGATGACGCCGGTCTTCAGCCCCACGAGATTGCCGGCGGAGTCGGTGCCCACGATGTAGAGCGGGTGCTCCGCGCCCAGTTCCGGATTGTCGCGGCCGAGGATCGCCGCATGGAGCTCGCGGAGGTGGGCCTTCATGAACCGGACGAGCTCCTCGGCCTGCTCATGTTCGGGCATGTCGTAATGGGCGTTGATGAGTGCCTGGAGGCACGGATCCGCGGACTCGAACCTCGCGACCTCGTGTTCCGGCCGGTTCGTGAGCTTGAGCGTGGAGCGGAGGACGTCCGGGGTGAGCTGGGAGAGCTTTGCCGCGGCGTGGAAGGGCTGGATGGGCACCCCGCCCTCCGAGCCGTAGTAGCCGTCGAAGAAGAGCCCTTTCGAGAGCTCGCCAAGCTTTTTCGCGAGCGCCTCGCCCGTGGGCGCGGTCGCCGCTTTGAGCGAGCGCGCGAGGGTGACGGCGAGCTTGCCCAGCTCGGACATTCGCGCGATCTCGTCCTCGGAGAGGCCATTGTTGTCGAGATCAAAGCGATCGACGAGGTCGGTCTGGATGAACTTGAGCGCGGCGCCGATATCGGCCTTGGTCACCCGGGCCGAGCGCGCGCTGTCGCGGCGATCGATGAATCGATAGAGCGTGTCGACGAGCGCCCGCTCCGTGCCCTCCAGCGAGAGGAGCTTGGTGCGGATGTCTTTCCGGCTGACGATGCCATCAGGCCCCGCGGCACCGAGGAGCTGCTCCGCCGCGCGATTGAGTGCAGTGTGGACATCCGATGTGGCAATGGTAGGCATGGGCTCATCTCTCCTGGCGAAGATGCCCCGGGAATGGGGGCTTTCTCCGGTGGGCCAGGGCATGGGTGGGCTGCGGCGTTTCGTGCCGCATCAGATAAACCCAGCGGGCCGCGTGAGATATGGACCCAGAGGCTTGGCCAATGAGCGTTGGCTGACGTTTTACAGTCGCCCTGCTCCGGCCACGGCGGCATCCGCTGGGACGCTCTGCCAGGCACGGGCGGGTGCGCCGGGCAATGCCCGGGCGCGGGCTCCCGCGGGACGGCCGGAGGGACCGGCGCATCCCGCGAGAACCAGGGTTAGAACTGGACGGCCGCGGTGTATGCGAAGTGGTCGGAGCCGTACTTCTCCAGGCGTTCGGCAGGACCGGTGCCGATGCCTCGGGTGACGTAGATCTGATCGATGGGCACGCCGGAGACACCCGCCGTGTTCAGGTGGTTCATCCCCGGGATGTCCTGCGCGAGCGGACGGTTGAAGTCGCCCACGAGGACAACGGGCAGTCCCCGCGAGAGCAGCTCCGCGACGACCTCTCGCACCACGGCGTTGTGCGTCCGCCAGCGCTCCTGGCGCTCGGGGTGCTCACCGTTCCAGGCGCCGGAGATGTAATGGGTGTTGATGAACGCCAGCTTCGCGCCGGTGTCCTTGTTCTTCAGCACCACCCAGTTCACGAAGCGCGAGGGCGTTACCCCGGCCTCACCTCCGTGCGTGAGCCGGGAGCCGTCTCCCGTCTTCTCGTACTTGTTCTTGCGCCACGAGATGGCGATGGAGTTGCGGGCGTCCAGCCTGCCTTCGCCAGGACGGAAGTGGTCGTAGTACTCGAGCGCGCCAAGCTTGGAGTGGCCCTCGTCGGTATCCACCTCCTGCCAGCCGATGACGTCCGCGAGCGGCTTGAGGGTCGCGCTCCCGTGAAGGGTGTTGTGGGTCGCGACGGTGGCCGTCGTGACCGCGAGCGCCTGCATCTCCTCCGAGGGAGGGGAGGGCATGAGCCCCAGGGAGATGAGCAGGCTGAGAACGGCAGAGGACAAGAGTTTGAGCATGGAGTCTCAGGGGCAGGCGCCGGGTTGTATCCCCTGGCGCGTTGGGGAAAGGGGGAACTGGTCACTCCGGGCTGAGGAACTTGTTGACGACCGGGTTGTCATTGGAGTCCCAGCCCAGCACGCCCAGGTACATGCCCCGGTGGCCCCGGTCATCGGTCTGAGCGTCGAAGTTGATCGGGCAGGGGCTGCCACCGCACAGCCAGCCGTGGAAGAAGATCCGCTTCCCCTCGTCGATTGCCGCGGCGATGTCCGCGCCGCCGGGGCCGCACACGCCGCCGGTGTTTCCATCCGTGAGCAGGGTGTGCTGCGTGACGCTGTTGAAGGCGTTGGCGCCCACGCCGTTGGCCCGCATCCAGATGGTCTCGTAGGTGCACTTGTTGTACGGGCCGCGCGAGGCGAACAGGATGTAGTCCCCGGCGCGCTTCACGAGGACCGGGTTCTCCACGATGCGGTCCGAGCGCAGCAGCTGACGGCTGGTGGCGCCGCCAGCCACGTGGGTGCCGGCGGCGTTGAGCCGGACGATGCGCAGCGACGAGGGCAGCTGCTGCGTCTTGTAGAGCAGGAAGCGCGCCCCGTCGCTGTCCTTGAATCCGGACGGGTCGATGACGCCGGCGTTCGCGAGGGGGCGGCCCGGGACGGGGTCATCCGGGGTGGGGACGTTCGCCGCCCCCGGGCAGACGAGCGGCCCGCCCGCGACCGGGGTGAACGGCCCGAGGGGCGAGCTGGCGGTGGCCGCCCCGATGCAGCGCTGGTTGGCGTCCAGCCCGTTCACAGGGGCGGCGAAGTAGAGCACCCACTCGTTCGCGCTGATCCGCTCCAGGTCCGGAGCCCACATGCCGCCGCCCGTGGCCCACGAGGGCTTCGCGGTGAGGGCAGGCCCCTCGGACCCCCAGGGACCGGAGGCGATGTTCCCCTGGGCCGATGGAACAAGACTTCCGGTCGCCATGCCGTAGAACTGGTCGTTGTGGTTGACCACGGACGGATCGGCGAACCCACCGCTCGGCGCATACACGGGCCGGGGAGCGGCGCCTGCGCTGAAGGAGACGCTGAGGCAGGCGGCGAACGCGGCGGATGCGCCAAGGGCGCGACGGCGGAGTGGCATCAAAGGGGGAATCCTCCTGGGAGGAGGTATACATTTACTTCCGATTAAAAGGAATAGGCTCGTATTCCTGCTTTGAGCGCACTGGACGTCAACCTGAGTTCCCCGGTCTCTCCAAGCGCAACACCCAGCTCCGGCTCACCCATCAGTTCCGGCCGGAGGTGCTCACACACCGGATGGATGGGTTGTACGCGCATGACGCGTTTGCAACGGCTGGCCCTCCCCTGTGGCCAGTAACGGCGCAGGGCTCACTGCGGCATGAATCCAGCACCAGAGACGGGCACCGCGTGGCCATCCAGGACGGGCGGCTCTGAGAAAGAGTGGAGAGCAGACATGAGCGGCAGCGAGAATGACATGCAGCATTCGGCGTCGGGCGGGCAAGGGGAGACCGGGGGGCACTCTTCGGGTCTCCGGGATGACAGACACGGGCCTGGGCATGAGCATGGGCATGAACATGGGCCTGGCCATGGAAGCCCCTGGGGGAGACCGTTCGCACGGGAGGTGTACCATGAGGTGGTGGTCAAATACGCCACCCACAAGATCCGCCGGGTGCTCGCTGATGGCAGTGAGCAGTTCGATCTGGTGAACCTCCGGTCCTACAATGGGAAACTGGTGGGACAGACCATGGAGGTCCGTCCAGGAGATACGCTGAAGGTTCTCCTGAAGAATCAGCTTCCCTTCAAGGATGACTTGGTTGGCGACCATCCGCACAACGGCCCGCATGGTTTCAATGTCACCAACCTCCATTTCCACGGGATGCATGTTTCACCCGCCGGAAATTCGGACAACGTCCTGGTTGCGATTGGCCCCAATCAGGAGTTCGAGTACGAGGTCAAGATTCCGAGTGACCACCCGGCTGGCACCCATTGGTACCATGCCCACAAGCACGGGGCTGTGGGCATTCAACTGGGCAGCGGCATGGCGGGGCCGTTGATCGTCCGCGGCGGCATCGACGAGGTCGAGGGGATCCGCGGAGCCCGGGAACGCATCATCGTCCTGCAGCAGATTCCCTACAAGATGGTCACGGACCCCTACGCACAACCTCCCAAGCAGGCGAACATGGTGGAGGAGTTCGGTCAGCTCTTCGAGTTCACCTGGCTGAGCGAGCTCGT
Encoded proteins:
- a CDS encoding glycoside hydrolase family 43 protein — protein: MPLRRRALGASAAFAACLSVSFSAGAAPRPVYAPSGGFADPSVVNHNDQFYGMATGSLVPSAQGNIASGPWGSEGPALTAKPSWATGGGMWAPDLERISANEWVLYFAAPVNGLDANQRCIGAATASSPLGPFTPVAGGPLVCPGAANVPTPDDPVPGRPLANAGVIDPSGFKDSDGARFLLYKTQQLPSSLRIVRLNAAGTHVAGGATSRQLLRSDRIVENPVLVKRAGDYILFASRGPYNKCTYETIWMRANGVGANAFNSVTQHTLLTDGNTGGVCGPGGADIAAAIDEGKRIFFHGWLCGGSPCPINFDAQTDDRGHRGMYLGVLGWDSNDNPVVNKFLSPE